Proteins found in one Herbiconiux sp. A18JL235 genomic segment:
- a CDS encoding response regulator, whose translation MTAAFRVLVVDDDFHVARLHSRIVDSVDGFEVSATAGTVAEAVAAIEADRPDVVLADIYLPDGSGLDLIARYDLDSVVLSAAVTSAAVRRAFQRGAFGYLVKPFGDDQLVALLRSYQRYRNLLDARPELDQETIDRARRVLNGGARDTPARRSPTETAVLEVLVSAEAALSAPVVAERLGLSRATAQRHLSALAHQGVLVVELQYGSTGRPEHRYRSVAPS comes from the coding sequence ATGACCGCAGCGTTCCGGGTGCTCGTCGTCGACGACGACTTCCACGTCGCCCGGCTCCACTCCCGCATCGTCGACTCGGTCGACGGCTTCGAGGTCTCCGCCACGGCCGGCACCGTCGCCGAGGCGGTCGCCGCCATCGAGGCCGACCGCCCCGACGTCGTGCTCGCCGACATCTACCTGCCCGACGGCTCGGGCCTCGACCTCATCGCCCGCTACGACCTCGACTCGGTCGTGCTGTCGGCGGCGGTGACCTCGGCCGCCGTGCGCCGCGCCTTCCAGCGCGGAGCGTTCGGCTACCTCGTGAAGCCCTTCGGCGACGACCAGCTCGTCGCCCTGCTCCGCTCCTACCAGCGCTACCGCAACCTGCTCGACGCCCGCCCCGAGCTCGACCAGGAGACCATCGATCGGGCCCGGCGGGTGCTGAACGGTGGCGCACGTGACACCCCGGCGCGCCGTTCCCCCACCGAGACCGCCGTGCTCGAGGTGCTCGTGTCGGCCGAGGCGGCGCTCTCCGCTCCGGTCGTCGCCGAGCGCCTGGGCCTCTCGAGGGCGACCGCTCAACGGCACCTCTCCGCGCTGGCCCACCAGGGCGTGCTCGTCGTCGAGCTGCAGTACGGCAGCACCGGCCGGCCGGAACATCGCTACCGATCGGTCGCGCCCTCCTGA
- a CDS encoding heme-binding protein yields the protein MKTHPEGALPVFTAEALAEVPRLELPVFTNDDAVELGMIAVGLIRERELDLAVDVVLGDDLVFRARLGSTGPGNDPWLAGKAAVVRHFGIPSLLVKRRFEDAGTPFEQATDPMIDHEVMRAHGGSIPLFAAGELVGTLTTSGEPDVVDHQVAADAVEAFRARRA from the coding sequence GTGAAGACACACCCCGAAGGCGCCCTCCCGGTGTTCACCGCGGAGGCGCTCGCCGAGGTGCCGCGACTCGAGCTGCCCGTGTTCACGAACGACGACGCGGTCGAGCTGGGGATGATCGCGGTCGGGCTCATCCGCGAGCGCGAGCTCGATCTCGCGGTCGACGTGGTGCTCGGCGACGACCTCGTGTTCCGCGCCCGGCTCGGTTCCACGGGGCCGGGCAACGACCCGTGGCTCGCGGGCAAGGCGGCGGTGGTACGGCACTTCGGCATCCCCTCGCTGCTCGTCAAGCGGCGCTTCGAAGACGCCGGCACGCCGTTCGAGCAGGCCACCGACCCCATGATCGACCACGAGGTGATGCGGGCGCACGGCGGCTCCATCCCGCTGTTCGCCGCGGGGGAGCTCGTCGGCACCCTCACCACCTCGGGCGAGCCCGACGTCGTCGACCACCAGGTCGCCGCCGACGCCGTCGAGGCCTTCCGCGCCCGGCGAGCGTAG
- a CDS encoding ATP-binding protein codes for MTTARRRRPGRSVPFTRQVNRSIVAAMVAVSAITLCLFAATGVARIVQQTQESALRLAQTVAETPQVRAAAEAESDRGTPSTDAELVAGTLDDYARDIERRTGALFVVVTDDTGRRLAHPNPDEIGDQVSTSPDAALRGEETVSWERGTLGDSARAKVPIYALDDPGRVVGEVSVGLPPSEVWATALSDALAVAVATALALAVGWLLAAFITRRLRQKTLGLEPEELLELVHDQQAVLQGVGDGVIGLSPDGVVTVCNDRAAELLGLDQPVGKPVRETITDAAVLACLDERGTSPGDEPGTGPDDEPRAEPRDEPLVVNGRLVYVDVHVVRRDRQELGRVVIVRDLTAIDDLTRRLTAVGTLASALREQRHEFANRIHVVTGLVRAGETTEALAYLEQVGEHGPVRFPIERAELIAEPYLQAFLGAKAREAERRGVTLRVGPDADVTGSLRHPEDVTTILGNLVDNGIDAAAASAREPRWVEVEALRHGDELHLSVMDSGDGIGAATGGIDLVAPGDAVVPHRAGEPDEGPEPAHGHGIGLRLSAEVARRHGGELRLAKGRTERHGAVFVARLEHQFDEEDGR; via the coding sequence ATGACGACGGCGCGGCGACGGAGACCGGGCCGTTCGGTGCCCTTCACCCGCCAGGTCAACCGCTCCATTGTCGCCGCGATGGTCGCCGTCTCGGCCATCACCCTGTGCCTGTTCGCGGCGACCGGCGTGGCCCGCATCGTGCAGCAGACGCAGGAGTCGGCGCTGCGCCTCGCCCAGACCGTCGCCGAGACCCCGCAGGTGCGTGCGGCCGCGGAGGCGGAGTCCGACCGCGGCACCCCGTCGACCGACGCCGAGCTCGTCGCGGGAACGCTCGACGACTACGCGCGCGACATCGAGCGTCGCACCGGGGCGCTGTTCGTGGTGGTGACCGACGACACCGGGCGCCGGCTCGCGCATCCGAACCCCGACGAGATCGGCGACCAGGTGTCGACGAGTCCGGATGCGGCGCTCCGCGGCGAGGAGACCGTCAGCTGGGAGCGCGGCACCCTGGGCGACTCGGCGCGCGCGAAGGTGCCGATCTACGCGCTCGACGACCCCGGGCGGGTGGTGGGCGAGGTGAGCGTCGGGCTGCCGCCCTCGGAGGTGTGGGCGACGGCGCTCTCCGACGCGCTCGCCGTCGCCGTGGCGACGGCGCTGGCGCTCGCGGTGGGGTGGCTGCTCGCGGCCTTCATCACCCGGCGTCTCCGCCAGAAGACGCTGGGCCTCGAGCCCGAGGAGCTGCTCGAGCTGGTGCACGACCAGCAGGCGGTGCTGCAAGGGGTGGGCGACGGCGTGATCGGGCTGTCTCCCGACGGCGTCGTGACCGTGTGCAACGACCGAGCCGCCGAGCTGCTCGGTCTCGACCAGCCGGTGGGTAAGCCGGTGCGGGAGACGATCACGGATGCGGCGGTGCTCGCCTGCCTCGACGAACGGGGCACCTCACCGGGTGACGAACCGGGCACCGGACCTGACGACGAACCGCGCGCCGAACCTCGCGACGAGCCTCTCGTGGTGAACGGGCGGCTCGTCTACGTCGACGTGCACGTCGTGCGGCGCGACCGGCAGGAGCTCGGGCGGGTCGTCATCGTGCGCGACCTCACGGCGATCGACGACCTCACCAGGCGCCTGACGGCGGTCGGCACGCTCGCCAGCGCGCTGCGCGAACAGCGGCACGAGTTCGCGAACCGCATCCACGTGGTGACGGGGCTGGTGCGGGCGGGTGAGACGACCGAGGCACTCGCCTACCTCGAGCAGGTGGGCGAGCACGGGCCGGTGCGCTTCCCGATCGAGCGGGCCGAACTCATCGCCGAGCCCTACCTGCAGGCGTTTCTCGGGGCGAAGGCGCGCGAGGCGGAGCGGCGGGGCGTCACGCTGCGGGTGGGGCCGGATGCCGACGTCACCGGGTCGCTCCGCCACCCCGAAGACGTCACCACGATCCTCGGCAACCTCGTCGACAACGGCATCGATGCGGCGGCGGCCTCGGCGCGCGAACCGCGCTGGGTCGAGGTCGAGGCCCTGCGGCACGGCGACGAGCTGCACCTCTCGGTGATGGACTCGGGCGACGGCATCGGCGCAGCGACCGGGGGCATCGATCTCGTGGCGCCGGGTGACGCGGTGGTACCGCATCGCGCGGGCGAACCCGACGAGGGCCCCGAGCCCGCCCACGGCCACGGCATCGGCCTGCGGCTCTCGGCCGAGGTCGCCCGCCGCCACGGCGGGGAGCTGCGTCTCGCGAAGGGCCGCACCGAGCGGCACGGTGCGGTGTTCGTGGCGCGGCTCGAGCACCAGTTCGACGAGGAGGACGGCCGATGA
- a CDS encoding biotin/lipoate A/B protein ligase family protein, protein MHGEYKVPGGKLVVVDLDEIDGRIRNFRLAGDFFLEPDDALPLIDAAVEGLPSDSDAATIAAAVRAALPEGAVLLGFSPEAVAVAIRRSLAKATSWDAYEWQLIHSGPETPQMQLALDEVLTNEVGEGRRKPTLRIWEWNRPAVVIGSFQSLKNEVDLENAEKYGFEVVRRISGGGAMFMDANSVVTYSIYAPAALVQGMTFADSYAFLDEWVIQALKSLGIEAFYQPLNDISSAKGKIGGAAQKRLGNGAVLHHATMSYDMDGEKMVQVLRIGREKMSDKGTKSAAKRVDPLRSQTGLPRDEVIDRLVATFTGLYGAHPSTITDAERAAAEDLVRTKFATPEWIGRVP, encoded by the coding sequence ATGCACGGAGAGTACAAGGTGCCGGGCGGCAAGCTCGTCGTCGTCGATCTCGACGAGATCGACGGGCGCATCCGCAACTTCAGGCTGGCGGGCGACTTCTTCCTCGAGCCCGACGACGCGCTGCCGCTCATCGATGCGGCGGTCGAGGGGCTGCCGAGCGACAGCGACGCGGCGACCATCGCGGCTGCCGTGCGTGCAGCGCTGCCCGAGGGCGCCGTGCTGCTCGGCTTCTCGCCCGAGGCCGTGGCCGTCGCCATCCGCCGCTCGCTCGCGAAGGCGACCAGCTGGGATGCGTACGAGTGGCAGCTCATCCACTCCGGCCCCGAGACCCCGCAGATGCAGCTCGCCCTCGACGAGGTGCTCACCAACGAGGTGGGGGAGGGGCGGAGGAAGCCCACGCTCCGCATCTGGGAGTGGAACCGGCCCGCCGTGGTGATCGGCAGCTTCCAGTCGCTGAAGAACGAGGTCGACCTCGAGAACGCCGAGAAGTACGGCTTCGAGGTGGTGCGGCGCATCTCGGGCGGAGGGGCCATGTTCATGGATGCGAACTCGGTCGTCACCTACTCCATCTACGCGCCTGCGGCGCTCGTGCAGGGCATGACCTTCGCCGACTCCTACGCCTTCCTCGACGAGTGGGTCATCCAGGCGCTCAAGTCGCTCGGCATCGAGGCGTTCTACCAGCCGCTCAACGACATCTCCTCGGCCAAGGGCAAGATCGGCGGGGCCGCCCAGAAGCGTCTCGGCAACGGCGCCGTGCTGCACCACGCCACCATGAGCTACGACATGGACGGCGAGAAGATGGTTCAGGTGCTGCGCATCGGCCGCGAGAAGATGAGCGACAAGGGCACCAAGTCGGCGGCCAAGCGCGTCGACCCGCTGCGCAGCCAGACCGGGCTGCCGCGCGACGAGGTGATCGACCGTCTCGTCGCGACCTTCACCGGGTTGTACGGCGCGCATCCGTCGACCATCACCGACGCCGAGCGTGCCGCTGCCGAAGACCTGGTGCGCACGAAGTTCGCGACACCCGAGTGGATCGGACGAGTTCCGTGA